Proteins found in one Lycium ferocissimum isolate CSIRO_LF1 chromosome 6, AGI_CSIRO_Lferr_CH_V1, whole genome shotgun sequence genomic segment:
- the LOC132060943 gene encoding glucan endo-1,3-beta-glucosidase 8-like, whose product MRLTIGICFMVLSMATRVNSLVGITWGRQQTQQLVPSMVVDLLLQNKIPALRLMTSGYDIVEVFADTNISISVTLNNQFVWQANRKELAYAWINDRIKAPINKGVKIVELAVGSEPFSNTFYKDKRYDNVVSVLRLMRQSLDEMGLGHVQTTTGHGMDVLKVTKFPSEADFRDDIKGPMLDSLYEFNKTGTPFLIYMFPIHFVKEVLNYTMEFAFLDNKSGFKIQDDNATYTNAVEFMIDSLAWAIKKAGYPKMKIMVGQIGWPTDGYPHANAKNAERFHKGLLKFLASNKGTPLRPGPIHMFLHSLTDENLSNMIFGAFQRHWGIYQSNGNPKYKIDFSLQDRDDYPTQAKGIVKMPSRWCKFNGDKSNMNLVNKNYYLACKEADCTVLEMGASCGGISSESKVSYAFNAYFQKYKQDIDHCDFEGLGEIVSTNPSTENCEFPVEILAFQDVLSNGMVLRI is encoded by the exons ATGAGGCTGACCATAGGCATATGTTTCATGGTTTTGTCCATGGCAACTCGTGTAAATAGCTTAGTGGGCATAACATGGGGCAGGCAACAAACTCAACAATTGGTTCCATCAATGGTTGTTGATTTGCTTTTACAAAACAAGATTCCAGCGTTGAGATTAATGACTTCAGGATATGATATCGTTGAAGTTTTCGCAGACACTAACATTAGCATCAGTGTTACTTTGAATAATCAATTCGTGTGGCAAGCAAATAGGAAAGAACTTGCATATGCATGGATAAATGATCGAATAAAGGCTCCAATCAACAAAGGCGTAAAAATAGT GGAACTAGCTGTCGGGTCTGAACCATTTTCGAATACGTTTTACAAAGACAAAAGGTACGATAATGTGGTGAGCGTGTTAAGGCTCATGCGACAAAGTCTTGATGAGATGGGTTTAGGTCATGTCCAAACGACGACTGGCCATGGCATGGACGTGCTAAAGGTCACGAAATTTCCATCTGAGGCCGACTTTCGCGATGACATAAAAGGACCAATGCTTGATTCGCTATATGAGTTCAATAAAACCGGAACCCCCTTTCTTATCTACATGTTCCCGATCCATTTCGTTAAAGAAGTACTGAATTACACCATGGAATTTGCATTCTTGGATAACAAGAGTGGGTTTAAGATACAAGATGATAATGCTACATACACGAACGCGGTGGAGTTTATGATCGATTCCCTTGCATGGGCAATAAAGAAAGCGGGATATCCCAAAATGAAAATTATGGTTGGTCAAATTGGATGGCCTACGGATGGGTATCCACATGCCAATGCTAAAAATGCAGAGAGATTTCACAAGGGGCTATTGAAATTTTTAGCATCAAACAAAGGGACACCACTTAGACCCGGGCCTATACACATGTTTCTCCACAGCTTGACTGATGAGAATTTGAGTAATATGATATTTGGTGCATTCCAAAGGCATTGGGGCATTTACCAGTCAAATGGGAATCCAAAGTACAAGATTGATTTCTCACTACAG GACCGCGACGATTATCCTACACAAGCTAAGGGCATAGTGAAAATGCCAAGTCGATGGTGCAAGTTCAATGGGGACAAATCAAACATGAATTTGGTGAATAAGAATTATTATCTTGCATGCAAAGAAGCAGATTGTACAGTACTGGAAATGGGAGCTTCGTGTGGTGGAATAAGTTCTGAGTCCAAGGTTTCATATGCTTTTAATGCATATTTCCAAAAGTACAAACAAGATATAGATCATTGTGATTTTGAAGGTTTGGGAGAAATTGTCTCAACAAATCCCTCTACAGAAAATTGTGAGTTTCCCGTTGAGATATTGGCATTCCAAGATGTACTTTCAAACGGTATGGTTTTGAGAATTTGA